Proteins encoded within one genomic window of Gallus gallus isolate bGalGal1 chromosome 1, bGalGal1.mat.broiler.GRCg7b, whole genome shotgun sequence:
- the C12orf75 gene encoding overexpressed in colon carcinoma 1 protein homolog isoform X4 → MGCGNSTAGGAGGRGATGTTKDAAEESVSDDDKRRNYGGVYVGLPSDAAAMVSGQTKAAPKD, encoded by the exons ATGGGCTGCGGTAACTCCACGGCCGGCGGCGCGGGCGGGAGAG GTGCCACAGGGACTACTAAAGATGC AGCAGAAGAATCTGTATCAGATGATGACAAAAGGAG GAACTATGGCGGTGTGTATGTTGGTCTGCCATCGGATGCGGCTGCCATGGTTTCCGGTCAGACGAAAGCTGCACCAAAAG ATTAG
- the C12orf75 gene encoding overexpressed in colon carcinoma 1 protein homolog isoform X2, with amino-acid sequence MGCGNSTAGGAGGRGATGTTKDAAEESVSDDDKRRNYGGVYVGLPSDAAAMVSGQTKAAPKEGNKHIKIQTAGGVWGSPACVSSCTVTSSKG; translated from the exons ATGGGCTGCGGTAACTCCACGGCCGGCGGCGCGGGCGGGAGAG GTGCCACAGGGACTACTAAAGATGC AGCAGAAGAATCTGTATCAGATGATGACAAAAGGAG GAACTATGGCGGTGTGTATGTTGGTCTGCCATCGGATGCGGCTGCCATGGTTTCCGGTCAGACGAAAGCTGCACCAAAAG AAGGAAATAAACACATCAAGATCCAAACAGCCGGAG GAGTCTGGGGATCGCCTGCTTGTGTTTCCAGCTGCACTGTGACTTCTTCTAAGGGCTGA
- the C12orf75 gene encoding overexpressed in colon carcinoma 1 protein homolog isoform X3, whose amino-acid sequence MGCGNSTAGGAGGRGATGTTKDAAEESVSDDDKRRNYGGVYVGLPSDAAAMVSGQTKAAPKEGNKHIKIQTAGAIFCKDQLPVL is encoded by the exons ATGGGCTGCGGTAACTCCACGGCCGGCGGCGCGGGCGGGAGAG GTGCCACAGGGACTACTAAAGATGC AGCAGAAGAATCTGTATCAGATGATGACAAAAGGAG GAACTATGGCGGTGTGTATGTTGGTCTGCCATCGGATGCGGCTGCCATGGTTTCCGGTCAGACGAAAGCTGCACCAAAAG AAGGAAATAAACACATCAAGATCCAAACAGCCGGAG cAATTTTCTGCAAAGACCAGTTGCCAGTACTTTAG
- the C12orf75 gene encoding overexpressed in colon carcinoma 1 protein homolog isoform X1 has product MGGKVPQGLLKMQQKNLYQMMTKGGTMAVCMLVCHRMRLPWFPVRRKLHQKKEINTSRSKQPEQFSAKTSCQYFRESCLSAEDFYIYVAFQRARQIRAPKNLNCCKFQLRVKLKVQR; this is encoded by the exons ATGGGCGGGAAG GTGCCACAGGGACTACTAAAGATGC AGCAGAAGAATCTGTATCAGATGATGACAAAAGGAG GAACTATGGCGGTGTGTATGTTGGTCTGCCATCGGATGCGGCTGCCATGGTTTCCGGTCAGACGAAAGCTGCACCAAAAG AAGGAAATAAACACATCAAGATCCAAACAGCCGGAG cAATTTTCTGCAAAGACCAGTTGCCAGTACTTTAGAGAGAGTTGTCTTTCTGCTGAAGATTTTTATATTTACGTAGCCTTCCAGAGAGCAAGACAGATCAGAGCACCAAAAAACCTAAACTGTTGCAAGTTCCAACTACGGGTAAAGCTTAAAGTACAACGTTGA